A genome region from Hymenobacter tibetensis includes the following:
- a CDS encoding TIGR04283 family arsenosugar biosynthesis glycosyltransferase — protein sequence MPTAPAPTASVVPAAISLIIPTYKEEGHIGALVRYLQKTAGSDDALEIVVVDAHSPDGTATEAQQAGAHVVHCPHKGRAVQLNYGAHEATGDILYFLHADSYPPAGFSQEIRAAVQQGHGAGCYRLAFDHPSWFLKINAWFTRFRLKVFRFGDQSLFVRRDIFTAIGGYREDMLVLEDQEITRRLGRVARFQILPGPIVTSARKYRENGVWRLQSIYYLLTTMYRLGASQQRMVDMYRTMIRQDKV from the coding sequence ATGCCTACTGCACCTGCCCCAACAGCTTCCGTTGTTCCAGCCGCCATCAGCCTCATTATTCCCACCTATAAGGAAGAAGGGCACATAGGAGCTTTAGTGCGTTATCTGCAAAAAACTGCGGGTTCCGACGATGCCCTGGAAATTGTGGTGGTTGACGCCCACAGCCCCGACGGCACGGCCACGGAAGCCCAACAGGCAGGCGCGCACGTGGTTCACTGCCCGCACAAAGGCCGCGCTGTGCAGCTCAACTATGGCGCGCACGAGGCCACCGGCGACATCCTGTATTTTCTGCACGCCGATAGCTATCCGCCCGCCGGATTCAGCCAGGAAATTCGGGCGGCCGTGCAGCAAGGCCATGGGGCGGGCTGCTACCGCCTGGCCTTCGACCACCCTAGCTGGTTTTTGAAAATCAACGCCTGGTTCACCCGTTTTCGCTTGAAAGTGTTTCGTTTCGGCGACCAAAGCCTGTTCGTACGGCGAGACATTTTCACGGCAATTGGCGGGTACCGGGAAGACATGCTGGTGCTGGAAGATCAGGAAATAACGCGGCGACTAGGGCGAGTTGCCCGGTTCCAGATTTTGCCAGGCCCCATCGTCACGTCGGCGCGCAAGTACCGCGAGAATGGCGTGTGGCGGCTGCAAAGCATTTATTATCTGCTCACTACAATGTACCGGTTGGGCGCTTCTCAGCAGCGTATGGTGGACATGTATCGCACGATGATTCGGCAGGACAAGGTGTGA
- a CDS encoding RNA polymerase sigma factor: MFFKRRPKSPTELSDEELLARYRQEGVVADLGVLYERHMPEVFAICRRYLGPGEADAQDAVMQLFEQLVEKLRRHEVDHFPAWLHATARNHCLMVLRARQRPGPDRGGALVLHFPNPADMESVVAEHLQDDDPDEATFTEARLQALEHAMSALPAGQRRCLELFFLEKKCYRDISTETGYDLNTVKSHLQNGKRNLKRHLESSPPTTSFSSDAAR, translated from the coding sequence ATGTTCTTCAAACGCCGTCCTAAGTCGCCGACCGAGTTATCCGACGAGGAGTTGCTGGCTCGCTACCGCCAAGAAGGCGTAGTAGCCGACCTCGGGGTGCTGTATGAGCGGCACATGCCGGAAGTGTTTGCTATCTGTCGGCGGTATTTGGGGCCAGGCGAGGCCGATGCCCAAGATGCCGTGATGCAACTCTTCGAGCAGCTGGTGGAAAAGCTGCGGCGCCACGAGGTTGACCACTTTCCGGCCTGGCTGCACGCAACGGCCCGCAACCACTGCCTGATGGTGCTGCGGGCTCGGCAGCGCCCCGGCCCCGACCGAGGGGGTGCCCTGGTTCTGCATTTTCCGAACCCCGCAGATATGGAATCGGTGGTTGCCGAGCATCTGCAAGACGATGACCCCGACGAAGCGACGTTCACCGAAGCCCGCCTGCAAGCCCTGGAACACGCCATGAGTGCGCTACCTGCCGGTCAACGACGATGTTTGGAACTGTTCTTCTTGGAAAAGAAATGCTACCGCGACATCAGCACGGAAACCGGATACGACCTGAACACGGTAAAAAGCCATTTGCAAAACGGTAAGCGCAACCTGAAGCGCCACCTCGAATCTTCACCGCCCACCACTTCGTTTTCTTCTGATGCGGCCCGCTGA
- a CDS encoding tetratricopeptide repeat protein, which produces MDLRPYLDELERFADGQLSEAEQEAFELRLAQDEKLNAAYEAYEQFTADLRWVAGHETLRNRLRNLDKRLDQRQVALASIQTRSRTNRTRWIVVAAVAVLVLAAGLWLLVRPRPLDAEEAWARYYVPDPGLTEVAAQATNTPLMVEAMRQYRDGHYPAALHSLRRVAAANVGDDTLLYYTGVVLLRHNEAGAARSYLTRATQQPASALAGKARYHLAMAQWRTGQVPQARTNLQTVAADPQNPYQLHAQQVLRAQVLLPRD; this is translated from the coding sequence ATGGACCTGCGCCCCTACCTGGATGAGCTAGAGCGTTTTGCTGACGGGCAACTGTCGGAGGCGGAGCAGGAAGCTTTTGAGTTGCGTTTGGCGCAAGACGAGAAGCTGAACGCAGCCTATGAAGCCTACGAGCAGTTCACCGCCGACCTACGCTGGGTGGCCGGCCACGAAACCCTGCGCAATCGGCTCCGCAACCTCGACAAGCGGCTCGACCAACGCCAGGTGGCACTGGCTAGCATCCAAACTCGTTCTCGCACCAACCGCACCCGGTGGATAGTGGTGGCGGCCGTGGCGGTGCTGGTATTGGCCGCGGGGCTGTGGCTGCTGGTCCGCCCGCGCCCCCTCGACGCGGAAGAAGCCTGGGCCCGCTACTACGTACCCGACCCCGGACTGACGGAAGTGGCAGCCCAAGCCACCAACACCCCCCTTATGGTAGAAGCCATGCGCCAATACCGCGACGGTCACTATCCGGCGGCGCTGCACTCGTTGCGGCGGGTAGCAGCGGCCAACGTAGGCGACGATACACTGCTGTACTACACCGGCGTGGTGTTGCTCCGGCACAATGAGGCGGGGGCGGCACGCTCCTACCTGACCCGTGCCACGCAGCAGCCAGCTTCGGCCCTCGCGGGCAAGGCGCGCTACCACTTGGCCATGGCTCAATGGCGGACCGGCCAGGTGCCGCAAGCGCGTACCAACTTGCAAACCGTCGCCGCCGATCCACAAAATCCGTATCAATTGCACGCCCAACAAGTGCTGCGTGCTCAAGTGCTGCTTCCTCGCGACTAG
- a CDS encoding metallophosphoesterase family protein, with translation MARYATTDLHGCLRTFQFLIEQKLKLKPEDELFVLGDYVNKGPDSRGVLDYLMALQKHGFRVHCLRGNHDQELLDAARDLQHLTWASSTDRQLTLESFGVAHAKDIPQEYVSWLDALPHQLDVPGFSLVHAGYNFRLPPDRMRADWHSMLNIKQFTFDASRLQDRRLLHGHVPTPTAEVQRQARTQAQAISLDTGCVYRHNPELAHLAALELDSFELTLQRNIDGQYTIARR, from the coding sequence ATGGCCCGCTACGCTACCACCGACTTGCACGGCTGCTTACGAACGTTCCAATTCCTGATTGAACAGAAACTGAAATTGAAGCCGGAAGACGAACTCTTCGTGCTCGGCGATTATGTGAACAAGGGCCCCGATAGCCGTGGCGTGCTCGATTACCTGATGGCGCTGCAAAAACACGGGTTTCGGGTGCACTGCTTGCGCGGCAACCACGACCAGGAACTCCTGGATGCCGCCCGCGACTTGCAACACCTCACCTGGGCTTCGTCCACCGACCGGCAACTAACGCTGGAAAGTTTTGGGGTAGCCCACGCCAAGGATATTCCACAAGAGTATGTAAGCTGGCTAGATGCTTTGCCGCACCAGCTTGATGTACCCGGGTTTTCACTGGTACATGCGGGCTACAACTTCCGGTTACCCCCCGACCGAATGCGTGCCGACTGGCATAGTATGCTCAACATCAAGCAATTCACATTTGATGCCTCACGCCTGCAAGACCGGCGCCTGCTGCACGGCCATGTCCCCACACCCACGGCCGAGGTACAGCGCCAAGCCCGCACCCAAGCCCAAGCCATCAGCCTCGATACGGGTTGCGTCTACAGGCACAACCCCGAGCTTGCCCACCTAGCGGCCCTCGAACTCGACTCATTCGAGCTGACCTTGCAGCGCAACATCGACGGGCAATACACTATTGCCCGCCGCTGA
- a CDS encoding TonB family protein: protein MRPADQFPASPLSPGSSGGQHLPMAVLRQYVAGTLPPAEQHRVEAHTLSCTRCADILDGLSQTDLATTDRALTDLHARLHARLANEAPEVAPVVPLWPWRQLAAAVLLLLVSAAVWLGVRRTTEGPAAASQVAMRRSETKADVTAKTQPEASSSSKPTAPQNAFVSADEAVAAAPVPAERAPLIAANRQPRTGLQARSRPRILADRKEPEAVGMSGVDVAGVAAAPENDLAASTLRSADTVQVASNGNSSDLSRQASPVEMSRARKAKTNASAAIMARVPAAEPATVPVDRNTLHGQIVSAAPAPAGMRVVRGQVTDRSSGAGLPGVTVLAKGTAIGASTAADGSFSLLVPESVKTLTFHSVGFVSSEQAISPSDSAMALALAPDSKSLNEVVVVRRERPPAPISIGALPAGGYKAFQEYLKQKLEYPEKALKDGKEGTVKLKFVVAADGSLQDITVLRGLSKECDAEAIRLLKEGPKWYPAIAKGQRTTRTVEISVPFRLEDQR from the coding sequence ATGCGGCCCGCTGACCAGTTTCCTGCTTCCCCACTGTCCCCCGGTTCGTCGGGGGGGCAGCACTTGCCGATGGCAGTGCTGCGGCAGTACGTGGCCGGTACGCTGCCACCGGCCGAGCAACACCGTGTGGAGGCCCATACGCTGTCCTGCACCCGCTGTGCCGACATCCTCGACGGCCTCTCCCAAACCGACCTCGCCACCACCGACCGCGCCCTCACCGACCTGCACGCGCGCCTGCACGCCCGCCTAGCCAATGAAGCGCCCGAGGTTGCCCCCGTAGTGCCGCTGTGGCCCTGGCGCCAATTGGCAGCGGCCGTATTGCTGCTGCTGGTAAGTGCGGCCGTATGGCTAGGCGTACGCCGCACTACTGAAGGTCCGGCGGCGGCATCGCAAGTGGCTATGCGCCGGAGCGAAACCAAGGCTGATGTGACAGCGAAAACGCAACCCGAGGCGTCTTCCTCCTCGAAGCCGACTGCCCCACAAAACGCGTTTGTATCAGCAGATGAGGCTGTGGCCGCTGCGCCTGTTCCGGCGGAGCGCGCACCGCTCATAGCCGCCAACCGCCAGCCACGCACAGGGCTTCAAGCTAGAAGCCGCCCACGGATACTCGCCGACAGAAAAGAGCCGGAAGCCGTTGGTATGTCGGGGGTAGATGTGGCGGGTGTAGCCGCTGCTCCCGAAAACGACCTAGCTGCTAGCACCCTTCGCTCCGCCGATACCGTGCAGGTAGCCTCGAACGGCAACTCGTCTGACTTAAGCAGGCAAGCGTCACCAGTCGAGATGAGTAGGGCCAGGAAAGCAAAGACCAACGCCTCTGCTGCCATAATGGCCCGGGTTCCAGCGGCCGAGCCAGCTACGGTGCCAGTAGACCGCAACACCCTGCATGGGCAAATCGTATCGGCGGCTCCTGCTCCGGCGGGTATGCGCGTAGTGCGGGGCCAAGTTACGGACCGCAGCAGTGGCGCGGGCCTCCCCGGCGTAACAGTGTTGGCTAAGGGTACCGCCATCGGGGCCAGTACGGCTGCCGACGGGTCCTTTTCCCTGCTGGTGCCAGAATCGGTGAAGACACTGACTTTTCACTCGGTTGGGTTTGTGTCTTCAGAGCAAGCCATTAGCCCCTCGGATAGCGCCATGGCCCTGGCGCTGGCTCCCGACAGCAAGTCGTTGAATGAAGTGGTGGTCGTGCGCCGTGAGCGTCCGCCCGCGCCTATATCAATTGGAGCTTTGCCCGCAGGCGGCTACAAGGCATTTCAGGAGTACCTGAAGCAGAAGCTGGAGTACCCAGAAAAGGCGTTGAAGGACGGCAAAGAAGGTACCGTCAAACTAAAATTTGTGGTGGCCGCTGATGGTAGCTTGCAGGATATTACCGTGTTGCGCGGGCTGTCAAAGGAGTGTGATGCCGAAGCTATCCGGCTGCTCAAGGAGGGCCCGAAGTGGTATCCAGCTATTGCGAAAGGCCAACGCACAACTCGCACGGTGGAAATCAGCGTGCCGTTTCGCCTCGAGGATCAGCGGTAG